DNA sequence from the Acetoanaerobium noterae genome:
GAGTGAGAATAGGCCTTACAGCTGTGACGCAAAGAGGTTTGAAGGAAGCAGAAATCAAGCAAATTGCTAATATTATGAACAAAGTTGCTGATGCTCCTCATGACGAAGCCAACTTAGCTAGCTGTAAGGCTGAAGCAAGAAAGTTAATTGCAAACTTTCCCTTATATCCAGCAGGTTCGTTTGAATAAAGATGAAATACACCCATAAGAACAATTAATATGTTGCTCCTAAATACTAAAAAATTTGCTGTGTCTATAATTAGAAAAATAAATAGTATGTATTAAAAAAATTATATTTAATTGAAACTCTCCTTGTTTTAGCTGTATATGCTAGAGTAGGGGGAGTTTTGTTTATTGTTTTGTAATATTTCAAACAATACTTCTATGGTATAATAAAGCAAAATTACGTATAAAGTGAGGGCTACTTATGCAAAGCCAAGTTGCTTCTAATGATAAATCAGAAAAGACAATTCGCTATTTATCTACAGTTGTCGCAAGTAGCGTAGTTATTTTCTTATTTAGTATTTTTATAAACAGATTTGTGGAAATTAAGATATCTCAGGACAGTTATCTTATGTTTCATGTTTTTACTGAAATAGCGAGTGCTCTTATTTCATTTTCTATATTTGTTGTGCTCTTTTTTACATATGATATTTTTTATAGAAGGTATTCACTAATTTTAGCGAATACTTTTTTTATAACAGGACTACTAGATATATTCCACATGCTGACTTACAACGGAATGTATAGCTTGTTTCCAGAAAATATTCAAACACCTACATATTTTTGGATTTTCTCACGATTTATATTAGGAATAGGACTTTTTATAGCTTATACCACTAAAAAAGATGCTCTTTCTTCTATTAAAAAAGGATATTCAATAATTTTAGGGATTTTAGTAGTAGGAGTTGTGTTTTTGCTAAGCATAACCTATGTAGAGCAGATGCCACCTCTTATTATAAAAGGAAAGGGATTAACAAATACCAAAGTAATATGGGAATATGTAATTACGACAATATTTATTATTGATATATTTGCTTATGTAAATCGTTCTGAAGGTAAGTACACTACTGCAAATATTTACATGCTATCAGGTCTTATGCTAGGTCTGTTTGCAGAGGTTTGCTTTATGCTCTATGTCAACGTTTACGATACTCTAAATATAACAGGGCATATTTTTAAGATACTTTCCTATGGGTATATTTTTAGGGCAGTATTTGTAAAAAATGTGCGTAGACCCTACCAGCAGATTTTCGAGCAAAAGGAAATGCTTACTTTAGACATAAACGATATGACAATAGCTATGGAAGAGCAAACTGCAAAAATATATAAACAAAACAAAGAGCTTGAATTTATAAACACAAAGATTAAGGATGATTTGGCATCTACCAGTGAAATCCAAAAAGCTATGTTTCCAAGGAAAGATTTAGTTATTAATGATTTGAGATTTAATTTTGAAATTTTTCCATGTGAAGAACTCAGTGGTGATTATGTAAATTATTTCAGCATAGATGACGAAAATATTGGATTTTACATTATGGATGTCTCAGGACACGGAGTTGCAGCCGCTATGCTAGGAGTATTTGCTGCTCAAAGCATAGGTGAGAGCATGAGAATAAACTATAAAGAGGCTTCTATTTTTTCGCCTGCAGCTGTGCTTAATCATTTTTATAGCTTGTTTAATAAGTCAAACTTTCCTGATGAGATACATATAGTTATGCTATATGGAATGTACAATAAAAATGATAATAAAGTTATTTTGTCTTCAGCTGGACTAAACTGTAATCCAATACTTATTTCTCAAGATTCAAAACCGAGGTTCTTGGAGATAGAAAGTGGATTTCCTATATGTAAGCTAGGAGACGTGTTTGAACCAAATTTCGAGGATTATGAGATAGAGCTTAAGTTTGGAGAAAAATTGCTTATTCATACAGATGGACTTACTGAAATGAGAAGGCAGGATGGAGATTTCTGGGGGGCAGATAGCTTGC
Encoded proteins:
- a CDS encoding MASE3 domain-containing protein, translating into MQSQVASNDKSEKTIRYLSTVVASSVVIFLFSIFINRFVEIKISQDSYLMFHVFTEIASALISFSIFVVLFFTYDIFYRRYSLILANTFFITGLLDIFHMLTYNGMYSLFPENIQTPTYFWIFSRFILGIGLFIAYTTKKDALSSIKKGYSIILGILVVGVVFLLSITYVEQMPPLIIKGKGLTNTKVIWEYVITTIFIIDIFAYVNRSEGKYTTANIYMLSGLMLGLFAEVCFMLYVNVYDTLNITGHIFKILSYGYIFRAVFVKNVRRPYQQIFEQKEMLTLDINDMTIAMEEQTAKIYKQNKELEFINTKIKDDLASTSEIQKAMFPRKDLVINDLRFNFEIFPCEELSGDYVNYFSIDDENIGFYIMDVSGHGVAAAMLGVFAAQSIGESMRINYKEASIFSPAAVLNHFYSLFNKSNFPDEIHIVMLYGMYNKNDNKVILSSAGLNCNPILISQDSKPRFLEIESGFPICKLGDVFEPNFEDYEIELKFGEKLLIHTDGLTEMRRQDGDFWGADSLLAYIDSIGVSPSFILNNKLKSQIVQNINNSGQDDDITYCVIEKISP